The sequence cgctctaaccactaggctaccctgccaccccagccgctcctagaagtttccacttgacaataacagcacttagtgGAGCAGGACAgatatttgatgaactgacttgtcggaaaggtggcatcctatgacggtgccacgttgaacaCCATTGATCTCGTCAGTACAGCcccttctactgccaatgtttttctATGGAGAATgcatgctcgattttatacacctgtcagcaaatgGGTGTAGCTGAAAGACAAATCCACTTATTTCAAGAGGTGTCCACGTAGTCTGTTTTCCACCAAGCCATCTTAAGATCTGGAAAAgagaatctgctaaatgacaaccaAAAAATGCATTGTAAATGTATAGTACTCATACCCATAGCCTACTCTTACCTAGCTAGGAGTGTATAGTACTCATACCCTACTCTTACCTAGCTAGGAGTGTATAGTACTCATACCCATAGCCTACTCTTAGCTAGGAGTGTATAGTACTCATACCCATAGCCTACTCTTAGCTAGGAGTGTATAGTACTCATACCCATAGCCTACTCTTACCTAGCTAGGAGTTTGTATTCCTTACAGGACATAAGCCTACTCTTACCTAGCTAGGAGTTTGTATTCCTTACAGAACATAAGCCATCGATGAAGCACCTCCATCCCTTTCAGGTCTTGTGCCCTCTACTCCAGGCATGGCATGTCAGACCCTCTGCCTtaatctcctgctctctctcggcCATGTGGTTCTGCTCtgtgctctctcgctctccccatgTAAGTTTCCTATTCTGGTGCACTTTAAATGCAGCTCAAAACAAGTACAATTACCAGTAGTCGACCTCATCTTGcaactgggggaggggggggggggggtcaggttCTCATGCAGCCTAAACTCTAGATAAAGTAGCTAGCTACATGTTCAACTCAAAAAGAATACCATTTTCAATTTTTATTGACTTTTTGGACAATTTCATTTCCAGTGTCATCCATATTTGTTTCACTTCTTCTTGTAATGGTTTTTGCATAATCTTTCATATAAGGCTAGAATGATATAGACCAGGATTAGACAATGACGTCATATCTTTCAGGAAGTGTGCATCACCGGGGAGAAGGAAGAAAAAAATTAACCACCCACTGCCATGAACTGAATGAGACGATTGAACATTTTATCCACAGCATTGTACTGTACACCTCCTGATCTCCTCGGGACTGTGACATCACCTCTGGGGTCTGGTTTATATCACTCTAGAGCTAAGGCTGATAAGAGGGCCATTGCTATGGTTACAGAACAATCTGCATAGCAACTGGAAGACAAAAAAGGGACTGGACACTGACCCCGGGTAGGTAGCTGGATGAGTAACATCACTAGACAGAAGACAGTTCATTGGCACAGAATGGTCTGCTCTTTTGCTTCCAAAAGCCATGAGTAGAGTTAAAAACTTCCATTTTCAAAatgtcacaaaaaaaaaaaactacagtATGGAACAAGTATGGAACTTTAACAGTTAGTGTGTAGGGTATTGAAACTTCTGGAGCTCTAGTGTTGCAGTAGGAtgattacaatacaatacaatccaAAAGCATCTGGCagtttgagagagagtgtgtgaaatAGTATATCTGTAGTGAATCACCCCTCCAAAAACAAAAAAAGTTACAAATTAATAAGGCTGCATGATTACAACACATCACTACCTGGCCATACACCTCACAAGCACAGTAACAAGCAGACAGGATGAAAGACTGGAGGACAGAACCACTCAGATGCAGCAATAAGACTGAGACCTGAATGAGATGACGTACACAGTTCCACGAGGAGAGTAGTTGAAAACAGACAGCTGGTCAAAGCTTCTTCActtcaaatgaaaagctgaaaatgGACAGACATGCGTTAACATGTCGCCAGAGGTAagtcaactccctccctccccccagccCCACACACCCTGCAAAGGCAACTAAGGGGCAGCTCAGTAAACCTAAGAAGCGTTGCTTGGGTTCCCTTAACAGCTTTGGATTTGGTAACACATTTCAAATCATTATGAAATGTCAAGTCTCGTAAAACACTGAACGTCTACCTGAATATAGACATAACCCAACAACCCAGCAATGTTTCTTATAATAAGtataatttgttttgttttttttgttacaGAAAGACCCATTACTGAATGCAAGAAGACACAAAGCTTAAGTTACAGGTCCAAATACAGTTTGGTTGAAAGCATTTCAGACTACACTGTAAAATCTACAAAAAGGCAAACCAAGTTATGTAGACAGAAGAGAGAAGCATGAAACATTTCCAGGACTGCAGAGACTTCTGTGGGGGAGGGGGTCAGCGGTCAGTCCAGGTCCGTAGGGTTGGGGCAGGCGATGGCGGGGAAGATTGTGTCGTCAGGTGGAGGTGAGGGCCGTCTTGTCTCCTTCGTAGCAGCACAGCTCTGCTCAGAAGCGCTTGGGTCCCCAGGGAGAAGCCTTGTTGGTGGCCGCCACAGGAGCCCCAAAGCTGGGGAAGTCCTCTGAACTGCTCATGTCTGGggcctggagagagaaagagacagagcgagagcaaaAACAAGTACATGTCAGTGATCATCGAATGACTGcattcaaaaacaatgatttttttttttataataagGACAATACACAAATGTAGCCTGGATCCCAGATCTGTGCTAAATACAATGACCACAGGAAAAAGTATGGTAAGACAGTACAAACAGATACGGGACCAGGctagcacaaaaaaaaaaaaaagtaaaatgggtcagatttgtcaaaagagaaaataaaataaaagattcATCACCTCTCTCACCTTCTCACTGCCAGTTTGCCACGGTGCCTCCCTCACCACGAAGCCTTTGGAGGAGCCTCGCTCTCGTCCTCCCTCATCCATCGAGGACGCACCGCGGTCACCAGTGGGCTTCATGTACGTCATCTTAGATTCATTCTCATTCACGTCAGCCATCTGAAAACAGGTTTGATTTTAAAAACGCTATATGATAAaatggggcgggggggggggggtcttgaaGGTACTCTACATTCAAAGGGAATCAGAAAGTGTGTTCAACAGTCAAATGAAGAACCAAAGATTACCttggggagaggtgggggggtcTAGGTAAATGCTTTGTCAATGATACAGGTCAATCAATAAAACTGACCAATAAAGACTAAACATTGACCAGacagaagaaaaaaagaaaacggTACAATACAACTCATCACGGAGGATACGGAGAGCCGTGGTGGACACCAAGGGCCAAGAGGATTAAGTCAATGGAGGATGCCCAAAATGGCTTTCAAAGCCCAGTTTCCCCTAAGTACAGATCAAGAATCAGCTTCCCTTCCTGAAATCCTAACCTTACCCAttagtgtgtgggggtgggggaggagaccCAGGATCAGTATTTAGGGGTGAATTCACCCTGCACCACTTCGATAAGAGTACTCACATATTCCTCTTCCAGGTTGAGGAGGTGGTCGATGGCTTCGTCCACCAGCTCAGGACGACCAGTTACAAACACCTGATTGGGGTCAGCAGCTCCGGGCTGGGGGAATCTCAGATCCACCTAAAAAACAGGAAGAGAAACTGATCATGTTATCTGGCCATTTAAAATGGAGGTCCTATGTGACGTTCCGCCAGAAACAAAAATAGCATTTAATAAAtacattaaatatatatatatatattttttttaattgatcAATTCTTGTCTTTTGTCCATTTCAAATGAAGCCAAAGAGGGGGCATTTTTATATGAATACTGAAACGCATCAAACAGAATGTACAGACGGAATACGTTGAATGGATTCCCAGAATCCAAAGGGACAAGGCAAGACCATCCTGTAAGATCTGTTCTCACAACCTTACCCAAGACAGACGAGCTCGCCCTGGACTAAAATCCCATTTCAATAGACAATTTTCATGGAGTATACGTTTGAGTCCAAGACTGGACTTTATGTATCAGGGAAACTAGCCCACTGATAAAGGCCACCCCCCTCCTCACCTTGAACTCATCCATGATCTTGCGGATGCCCTTGCCACGGGCCCCGATGATACGGGCGTGGACGCGGGCGTCCAGGGTGATATCCTCGGAGATCATCTCCTCCAGCTCGTCCACGATGGCCTGGATGGCATCCCTGGCAGCTGTAGCCTTGTGCTCATACCCAGTGATGGTGATCTGGTCCTGGTGGGGGGGGGTGTATACATGTCAGGACTATAGAAATTACATGAGGGAAACATCAAGTTGAAGGCTCTCTCAATGAGCATTTCCTCAATTACTTgcataaacccccccccccccccattggaGGAGATCCAAGACCAATCTCCTGACTTTCACCAATGCTTTTTTTTTGCAAAGGACAAGTGTCTTGAGGACAGAAGACTTGACCACAGACGCTGTACCTGGTTGTCGTCGTTCTTGTCTGGGAACTGGATGTTGACGTCGTGTTCTGTGCGGATGTTGGTTATTATGGCCCCCTTACGGCCAATGATCTTGGGGTGATACTTAGGATCCACAGTGATGGTCAACTTGAAGCTCCTGAGGGACTGCAAACGAATGACGAGTACAAAACATCCCCAGTCAGAACCATGTCACTCGTTCGCCTGGTCTTACAGCCGGTTTGGGGGCCGAACGCCAGATTCCATAACAATGACTCGGCAACAGACAGATACGACACCAGACTATGTAACCTGTGATTGACTTGCAGTCCAACACGTTTTAATACTGTGGTTCTGAGATGAAGAGCAGCGAAGAGAGTAACACATACCCGATCCTCCTGCTCAGCAGTCAGCTCTTTAACGCGCTCCAGGAGACCCTCCTTAGCGCGGTCCAGGTGATTGGCCAAGCCAGTAATGGAGATTATGTCGGACTGCAGCTCAGGAGCAGGCACTTGAATATTAacctggaggtggaggcaatAGTAAAAAAAATTATGATTTAAAAACCATTCATGTTGAATCAAACATCCAGACAGAAGAGACTGTATCCTGAATGAGTCCCATTTCAGCTACTCCActaacaaaaaaaatatatatatatttttttttttttttaagtgacaATGAAACTACTCTTACGTACCTCAAACTCATCCATCATCTTACGAATTCCACTTCCTTTCTGGCCAATAATGTAACGGTGAAGCTCAAAAGAGACTTCCACTTCAGTGGTGACAGGGACCAAAGCCTGAGGAAGAAAGGCAGTGGAAAAAAGTTGAACTACacatggagaaaaaaaaaaagaaaaaactgcTCTATACGAGTCACATATAACCTCCGTAAAGAGAGTTTACTGACAGTACACACAGACAATTTCAAAATGTTCAAGAAGAGGAATGACCTTGAGTGCCTCCACAGCAGCCTCGCATCGCTCCTTGCGGCCAGAAAGCACGATGACGTCACACTTCTTCGGTGCAGTGGGATCCACAGGTGCTGCAGGCTCTTCAACCATCTCTCCGTTAGCCTCTCCATTCTCCTGCACTGCAGCCTCGGCCGGAGGAGCTGATTAGAGAGAATGAACCAGGCAAGTTGGAAAAGCAGAAATCTGAAAGACTTGCTTCAAAACAaccttcgagagagagagagacatctctTAACAATCTAGGATCATTACATTTAGGTCATGTAGcaggcgctcttatccagaatgTCTTACACTAAACAAAGAAAAATTAAGTAGATAAAAACCATACATCAGTCATTGCCTGTAAAGTCTTGAGTGCTGATCTTAAAACTAGTCAAAACTGATCCCATATCATCACTCCTCGGACTCTGAATTACTGCCCGAGAACAACAGGGTGCTTTACCCGCTGGCCCTCCTTTCCCCGGGCCGTCCACTCGCTCAGGGAATTTAATCTGCACGTTGTGGTCCCTGGTGATGCCCTGGATACGGGAACCTTTGGGTCCCATGATGGAACGGTGGAACTTCTGAGGAATCACACACTCCATGGTCACCTGGGCATcctggagacagaggaggaggaccgTTAGCcaatcagagaggacaggctagtTATGACATGGGCATCATGGTACTGGGTGAACGAGACTAAAAGATTGATGCGTCCTTATGTCCCAGGGGACGAGTCTTTTGAGGCAGTCCCGCCTGAGACTCCCCCCTCACCAGTGTTATGTTAAATCTAGTGTGACTGTGTTCCCATCAGGAGTGACACCAAAGACCTGTGGCGAACACAATCAACAACCTCTGCATCAAGACTGTTGCTTTCTGAGGTATTAACCCATACTGAAAATATATTAAAAACAATTGTTTTCCTTACGCACAAAAAGCTCCTCAAATTCTGTGCattaatttgtttacatccctgtaggttaacatttctcctttgccaagataatccatccacctgataggtgtggcttatcaagaagctgattaaaacatggtcattacataggtgcaccttgtgccagggacaataaaagaccactttaaaaatgtgcagtttaaAAATCACACAATGCCACCGATGTCAAGTTGATGTCGtgcgcaattggcatgctgactgcaggaacgtccaccagagctgttgtcagagaatcgaatgttcatttctctaccataaacccgCCTTCAAACTCGTTTTTAGAGAagttggcagtacgtccaacaggcCTCGCAAACGCAGACCACacgtatggtgtcgtgtgggcgagcggtctgttaacagagtgtcccatggtggcagtggggttatggtatgtgcaggcataagctacagacaaccaacacaatgcacagagataccatgacgagatcctgaggctcattgtcgtgtcattcatccactgccatcacctcatgtttcagcatgataatgcacggccccagtctcaaaggatctgtacacaattcctgggagCTATaattgtcccagttcttccattgcctgcatactcagcagacatgtcaccccattgagcatgtttgggatgctctggatcgaaaTGGACGAGAGCGTGTTCCAATTCctgacaatatccagcaactgtACAACCATTGAAGAGTGGAACATTCCACAATCAGCCtgatgaaggagatgtgttgcgctgcatgatgcaaatggtggtcccaccagaaactgactggttctgatccacaacgctactttaaaaaaatacatgcatatctattcccagtcatgtgaaatcgatAGGTTAGGTCCTAATTAATTTTATGTCAATCGGCAGATTTCCTTATATTGAACTGTAActctgaacaaaaatctaaatacAACAATTTCAGTGTAAATGCCAGCTGAAAAGTACTAGTGGTCAGGTTTTGGCCCCAGTTAAGAGCAGGTCCTCGGAGGCCATGGCCTTGAGAGAGACTGGAGCTGGGCCGTGGAAGTGGAGTCAAAAGGACAGCCCTTTTCGGTAAAACACTGAGGTAAGTCTCCAGTGgggaaaaaaaataataaaatcaaaaataaaataaaaaaaaaatcgtCAGTAAAGCCCTGTGAACTCACCAGGTCCTCGATGATCTCCAGCATGCGTTTCTTGGCTGCCTCCACGCAGTCTTTGGCTCCCTTCAGAGTGACCTTGTCGCTGTTGGCACCGCTCCTGGGGAAGCTCACCATCACGCCACCGTATTCATCAGCGATGTCCCTAAGCACCTGCCCACGGCGAGCCACAAAGTACCGGTGGTGCTTGGGGTCCACATTCATTACATCCTCCACCACGTTATCCTGAGGGATGACAAGGGGTTTAATATTCAAAATGTGTCAAACAAAAAACACACTGAGTGTATAATCTAAAGTTTGGGGTCAGTATCAAAATGACAGTTTCCTTACACTTTTAAAAATGACTCAAATACACAGGAGAGTTTGATTCTGCTGAAAACACAAGTACGTAACATCAATACAAAACAATGCTGTCAGGAGAATCTTTTGATAGGGGAAAAAAAAAATAGGAGAAATTGACTAATCAAATCAACAAAATGTattgataaaaaataaattaataagGTCTTTACCAAGCTCTTGATGAGTTCCTCCAGTTCCTTCTGGGCCTCTCTGACGGCCTCCTCTGTCCCCACCACGGTGATCAGCTCCTGGTCCTCGTCGTCAGGTGTCGGGAAGATAATCCTGGCTCCAGTACTGTCACGTACTTTACGGATGTTGCCGCCTCCTTTACCGATCAGGAACTTATGGTACTCTGGCTTGGCCTTCAGCTCAGCCGTGTGACTCTTGGTTTGctaagggaaagagagagaggggaaacataATGGTGGAGCTGGTTAGTTCAGTTTACTTCTTTTAAAAAGTGTACATGGACCGACGACCAGGTTTGGGATTAGGGTGACCACGTCCCAGATTGTACCGGGACAGTCTTGCATTTTGGCTCTTTATCCCCCTACAAAACAATTATGTGCTGGTGTTTAACCAAATTATTTACTATTTTTTTATCAAATAAATTGTCTGAGGTGTCGGTTTCAATTATAGGTGCAACTGTCCCAGAGTTCCTGTTAGAGGACTGATAATCATCATAAGGGAACACGAAGAAGAGACTGAGTGAGGTAGTGTACAGTGGTTTATGGTCATCCAACCACTAACAGTTAGGTTGTTCAGGAAGGGTCCAGTATTGAGTTGTGTTGAGGCGGTGCAGAGTTCTGACCCGTTGTCTCTCTGGACCTCTGTGTCCAACTATAGAACCGACTATTGGGGGTTTGAGACCCCTTCACAGACCAGGTCAGCCAATCACAGGCAGGGGAGTGTTCTAGAAGGGCCCTTGGCAACCCCCTAACAACGCCAGGGGATGGTAGCCTCTGCTGGGCTGGAGAGTTTCTCTCTAAAGTTTGTGGCCGTGTGTCCCAGGGCCAGAGAGGGTTTTTAACAAGGCCATATGTCCCGTATTTCATTCAGACATTCCAACCGGTATCGGCTGCGGTCATGTTGTGCTTATGACCAGATATATCTTAAGGACGTGGTGCTGGTGAGGTTTAACACTTGTCCAATCGTCATTGAGATCTGATATTCTGGGCAGTGCAAGATGACACGTAGACCAACGTCATATCGTCAACCAATCACATTTGTCGAATCCCTTTTGGGCTAAATTCCAGCTAAACTTGGAGGACTGCTAACTACTTACAAAAAGTGTGCTTCAAACAAATAACTACCATAGTAAGTAGGCCTAAGTAGCTGTAGCCTTATTAGACAAAGAGGTCATTTCACCACACTTGGTAGGCTCTCAATGAGCAGTAGTTGCTCATTCAACATACTTGCGTCTCAAccccgttaaaaaaaaaaaaatcctaccAGTTTTACATTCCTTGAGACCAACCAGAATTATTACTGTGGCTAAAGATTCCCAAATTTGTCTCATTTCTGCATCACCAAATTTTGCACTTCAAAATCATCCCGTATTTGGGCATTTTAAAATGTGGTCACCCTAGTTGGGATGAATTCTATTTCAATTGCTTTTTAGTGAAGGAAAATagggaatttcagtttacttcctgaaacTGAACCCAACTCTCATGACAACCATAGCCAAAATGAACATAGAAAAACTAACCTGGTCCTCAACCTACTGATAAGTAAAGCCTAAATAAGATAACCGGCTCAAACCTTATCCTGGGccagagagagcagctgtttcttCGCCTTCTCCACCTCCTCAGCAGGGCCCCTGATGGTGACCGTGTCGATGCCGGAGCCCTCGGTGGGGAAGTGGATATGGACGCCGCCACACTCTTCCATGATGGAACGGACGAAACGGCCCTTAGAGCCAATCAGGGAGTTGTGCAGCTTTGAGGGGATGGACACCTCCATCTCTGTAATGTTTGCCTGGGTGGGAGGGACACAATCGCGGCATATGTCGTTCATTGGGCACAGAATGGAAACATGGTTTCGTAAGGAGAGAGAAATTAGAAACGTACGAACATTCTATCCTTATCGGTATTGCCATAGAAGAAGAACACAGGCCATCTTAGAAGGCAATCGTCCTGAGAAAAGTCAGTAAGTTACCAGTTCTTTCTGGATAGACAGGATGCGGATTCTTGCGGCCTCACAGTTTTCCTTCTTGCCGGTGATGACGATCATCTCAGAGTTGCTGTTCTCGGCAGGCAGGTCAATCCGGGTGTTCGTTTCCTCACGAATCTGGAAAAGGAAGGAATTACTTTGTCAGGCAATACCATTTCCTCccccttatttaaaaaaaaaaaaaacctgaaatTGTGAAAGAACTGTCCCCCAAACTAAGTTTAAATTCATAATCTTAATTGAATGAGAATATACCTTCTTGATGTTGGCGCCACCTTTCCCAATAATGTTCTTGTGAAATTGTTTGAAGATGGGAACTGAGAGAAAGAAGCCATTCTCCAcctgaaaaaaaatacaaaatcaaATCATAGATAAAACAGCAAAGCAAGATTTGACATGTTCAATACACTTAAGGAAAGAGCTATCAAATCATACCGACTCAAATGAAGTACTTCACCAGCACATTGTCTTGAAAGCCAAATGTACTTAACAATTACACTAACCTCATGCAATgtgtaaaaaaatttttttttaaattaaagttAAAACCTAGAGAGTTCGATCGTTTTAGACGTTTTGTTTCATGATCTACATACCATGTCAGCAACCATCTTCGCCATGAACTTGGAGCATTTCTCCACCTCATTTCTTGGGCCACGCAACTGAACGATGTCACTCTTCGCTGCCGGGTCTGGGAAGTTGATGATGACCTGCAAATCGACACATTACTACTTTATGCACAGCTTGGAAAACTTTAAATATATACCTTctcataaaatatatattttaagtgCTCATCCTAACCAAATTTAACATCGTTATTTCCTGTAATTATACAGCAAAATGTTATAGCTGTATACACTGAAGCATTTTATAGCATTTACCAGAGCCATACATGTACAGCTAGTCTAAATATATGGATCTGGCACACATGATCGTCATGGCTGCGTTTAAAAATCAGGCAGCCCGATTCTGAGCCCCCACCCCCctcccactaattggtcttttgagccataaaatataatatatatatattctgctcTTAATAATTGGGCCAAAGAGCAGAAttgtgctgcctgtgtaaatCCAGCCTTGCTGACTGAAGTCTTACTGAGCCACGGTCTACGGCGTCATCGGGTGCGTTGCCACGGCAACGTGGTTTGTGACTCACCTCAGGGAACTTGTCACGAACGTCCTTAATCTTCTCCCCTTTTTGGCCAATGATGGCTCTGTGAAAACGCTGTTCAATGATCAGGTCCTTTGTACGCTCGTTCtcctgcaagagagagagacgaaaggTTGAGGGGACAACTCCCACGGGGACATTTATGGtgacgagagagggagagtaatCGTGATACTCACCATGCGCGACGCTAGCTCAAGCAGCTCCTTACTGGCTTCCTGAACCCCCTGGGGATCTCCCTCGATGCGGATCAGGTGGCTCTTCTCGTTGTCAGGGGGGATACGCACAGACACCTTGTGCAGATCTTTGATGCGGTTTACTGAACAGGGCAGGAGAATAAAGTTAACCACAATTTAGTAATACGCCAAATAGCTTAAAATACATTTGTGTGTATCTTTGTATTTAACATCTTTACTCGCCCCACTTCTCAAACCAACCCCTgctttgctttaaaaaaaataataaaaatgataCTTACTGTTGGCACCACCCTTCCCAATCAGGTGTCTGTGGAATCTGGGGTCCACACTAATCTCCAAATAATCCATGCGGCTCACCTAGAAGGGGAAAGGAAATACAATCATTCATTTGATGCCATGTTTAACTACCAAGTCCTAAAACCAAGGAAACCAGTGTAGTTTACAGTCTGTCGTGGGGACAATGAAACAAACTAGGCCTAGACTGAGATTAAGTCTAACTCTTTAACTACAACGCTAAAGCTCAAGGGAGAGACTCTCCATTGAATGCGCTTTAGCCCAGTAATCTAATAGGCTAAATCTGGGTTTTGGTAAACGGATGTCTGCTTGGAGCGGTCGAGGCTAGCCCGGTCCGTCTGCTTGGAGCGGTCGAGGCTAGCCCGGACCGTCTGCTTGGAGCGGTCGAGGCTAGCCCGGTCCGTCTGCTTGGAGCGGTCGAGGCTAGCCCGGTCAGTCTACTTGGGAGTGGACGAGGCTAGCCCGGTCAGTCTACTTGGGAGTGGACGAGGCTAGCCCGGTCAGTCTACTTGGGAGTGGACGAGGCTAGCCTGGTCCGTCTAATTCGGACGGTCTTTACCAGGTCAGTGACGATGGCTTCCATTTGACTCTGCACCATCTGCATGTCTTTGGTGGGGCCTTCCAGGGTGATCTTATCCTCGCCCTCAGTGAACTCAATGTGCACCTGCAATACACAGAGAAAACACCAAGTGACCGTGAGCTACATCCCACTCTGGAACAAACACacgccccccccacacacacacgccccacacacacaccccacacacacaccccacacaccttGGGCATTTGCTGGGTAATCTTGGCCAGGTTCTGCCCCTTCTTGCCGATGATGAATCGATGAAGCCAGGAAGGAGCTACGACTGAGGATACAGTATAGCTGTTGGCCTGGGAAACACACAAACAAGGTCACGTTTAGGAACCGAGAACCCATTGAGGTCATGGGACATCCTCTTGGACCAGAGGCCCTGAAAAGGTGCTATATGATTCACACGTTAGTCATTTATCATTATAGGAGAGCTACTTACAAATCAGTACATTCAACTAaggaaggttaaaaaaaaaaactcattCACATtgcaagtaaaaaaaataaacgcATCTACCTTGGACTAAACGTCAGTGAATGCCAGGCCCAGGACGTGTGAAAGGTGCTGCGTATAGGTGTAATGTATATCTACCACGGCCCCAACTTCAGTGAGGCCTTGTATAGTACGTACTGTGTGTTGCAATGTGTAACATATCTACCTTGGCGTAAACTTCAGTGAGAGCCTGACCCAGCCGGTCTGGCTCCCCGCGCAGGATGACTGTCTCCGAGTTGCTGTCTGGGGGTGGGATCTCGACCGAGACGCCAGTTTTCTCCAGGATCTCCTGCAGGGTGTTTCCCTTGGGGCCGATCACGTACTTGTGCTGAGATTTCTTCACCTCTACCGCGATGGTGGTGGCATTTTTCTGCTGGGAGAAAAGGGTGATAAAAAGCACTGGAAATTAGTGTAAAG is a genomic window of Oncorhynchus nerka isolate Pitt River linkage group LG24, Oner_Uvic_2.0, whole genome shotgun sequence containing:
- the hdlbpa gene encoding high density lipoprotein binding protein a isoform X2, with the translated sequence MSSVAVLTQESFNEHRSGLVAEQAGGSSSAGDEEAPAYKDAFPPLPEKAASPEGTQEPVNAWTSKIRPLKSSVITQVFHVPLEERKYKDINQFGEGDQAKVCVDIMHKTGAHLELSMAKDQGLSIMVSGKLDAVMKARKEIVSRLQTQASATVAIPKEHHRFVIGKNGEKLQELELKTATKIQIPRPDDPSNHIKISGTKEGLEKAKHEILLISAEQDKRAVERVNIDKVFHPFITGAYNKLVADMMQETGARINVPPPSVNKTEIVITGEKEQVALAVAMIKKIYEGKKNATTIAVEVKKSQHKYVIGPKGNTLQEILEKTGVSVEIPPPDSNSETVILRGEPDRLGQALTEVYAKANSYTVSSVVAPSWLHRFIIGKKGQNLAKITQQMPKVHIEFTEGEDKITLEGPTKDMQMVQSQMEAIVTDLVSRMDYLEISVDPRFHRHLIGKGGANINRIKDLHKVSVRIPPDNEKSHLIRIEGDPQGVQEASKELLELASRMENERTKDLIIEQRFHRAIIGQKGEKIKDVRDKFPEVIINFPDPAAKSDIVQLRGPRNEVEKCSKFMAKMVADMVENGFFLSVPIFKQFHKNIIGKGGANIKKIREETNTRIDLPAENSNSEMIVITGKKENCEAARIRILSIQKELANITEMEVSIPSKLHNSLIGSKGRFVRSIMEECGGVHIHFPTEGSGIDTVTIRGPAEEVEKAKKQLLSLAQDKQTKSHTAELKAKPEYHKFLIGKGGGNIRKVRDSTGARIIFPTPDDEDQELITVVGTEEAVREAQKELEELIKSLDNVVEDVMNVDPKHHRYFVARRGQVLRDIADEYGGVMVSFPRSGANSDKVTLKGAKDCVEAAKKRMLEIIEDLDAQVTMECVIPQKFHRSIMGPKGSRIQGITRDHNVQIKFPERVDGPGKGGPAAPPAEAAVQENGEANGEMVEEPAAPVDPTAPKKCDVIVLSGRKERCEAAVEALKALVPVTTEVEVSFELHRYIIGQKGSGIRKMMDEFEVNIQVPAPELQSDIISITGLANHLDRAKEGLLERVKELTAEQEDRSLRSFKLTITVDPKYHPKIIGRKGAIITNIRTEHDVNIQFPDKNDDNQDQITITGYEHKATAARDAIQAIVDELEEMISEDITLDARVHARIIGARGKGIRKIMDEFKVDLRFPQPGAADPNQVFVTGRPELVDEAIDHLLNLEEEYMADVNENESKMTYMKPTGDRGASSMDEGGRERGSSKGFVVREAPWQTGSEKVREAPDMSSSEDFPSFGAPVAATNKASPWGPKRF
- the hdlbpa gene encoding high density lipoprotein binding protein a isoform X3, whose product is MSSVAVLTQESFNEHRSGLVAEQAGGSSSAGDEEAPAYKDAFPPLPEKAASPEGTQEPVNAWTSKIRPLKSSVITQVFHVPLEERKYKDINQFGEGDQAKVCVDIMHKTGAHLELSMAKDQGLSIMVSGKLDAVMKARKEIVSRLQTQASATVAIPKEHHRFVIGKNGEKLQELELKTATKIQIPRPDDPSNHIKISGTKEGLEKAKHEILLISAEQDKRAVERVNIDKVFHPFITGAYNKLVADMMQETGARINVPPPSVNKTEIVITGEKEQVALAVAMIKKIYEGKQKNATTIAVEVKKSQHKYVIGPKGNTLQEILEKTGVSVEIPPPDSNSETVILRGEPDRLGQALTEVYAKANSYTVSSVVAPSWLHRFIIGKKGQNLAKITQQMPKVHIEFTEGEDKITLEGPTKDMQMVQSQMEAIVTDLVSRMDYLEISVDPRFHRHLIGKGGANINRIKDLHKVSVRIPPDNEKSHLIRIEGDPQGVQEASKELLELASRMENERTKDLIIEQRFHRAIIGQKGEKIKDVRDKFPEVIINFPDPAAKSDIVQLRGPRNEVEKCSKFMAKMVADMVENGFFLSVPIFKQFHKNIIGKGGANIKKIREETNTRIDLPAENSNSEMIVITGKKENCEAARIRILSIQKELANITEMEVSIPSKLHNSLIGSKGRFVRSIMEECGGVHIHFPTEGSGIDTVTIRGPAEEVEKAKKQLLSLAQDKQTKSHTAELKAKPEYHKFLIGKGGGNIRKVRDSTGARIIFPTPDDEDQELITVVGTEEAVREAQKELEELIKSLDNVVEDVMNVDPKHHRYFVARRGQVLRDIADEYGGVMVSFPRSGANSDKVTLKGAKDCVEAAKKRMLEIIEDLDAQVTMECVIPQKFHRSIMGPKGSRIQGITRDHNVQIKFPERVDGPGKGGPAAPPAEAAVQENGEANGEMVEEPAAPVDPTAPKKCDVIVLSGRKERCEAAVEALKALVPVTTEVEVSFELHRYIIGQKGSGIRKMMDEFEVNIQVPAPELQSDIISITGLANHLDRAKEGLLERVKELTAEQEDRSLRSFKLTITVDPKYHPKIIGRKGAIITNIRTEHDVNIQFPDKNDDNQDQITITGYEHKATAARDAIQAIVDELEEMISEDITLDARVHARIIGARGKGIRKIMDEFKVDLRFPQPGAADPNQVFVTGRPELVDEAIDHLLNLEEEYMADVNENESKMTYMKPTGDRGASSMDEGGRERGSSKGFVVREAPWQTGSEKAPDMSSSEDFPSFGAPVAATNKASPWGPKRF